A section of the bacterium genome encodes:
- the accC gene encoding acetyl-CoA carboxylase biotin carboxylase subunit, which produces MFGKILIANRAEIALRIIRSAKEMGIKTAAIYSDADATSLHISFADEAICIGPAPPSESYLLSSRIISAAEVIGAEAIHPGYGFLAENADFAEACLKHSIAFIGPYPASIRKMGDKIEARKIAKKAGVPIIPGSIKSIVDYKEGEKLAEKIGFPIMLKASGGGGGKGIRIINNKDGFEEGFKMAQVEAKNAFGTDEVYIEKFIEKARHIEIQILMDNFGRAIHLGERECSIQVKHQKLIEESPSAIVDERLRRDLGRAAIKIAKEAGYTNIGTIEFLVDEKKRFYFLEMNTRIQVEHPVTEAITGIDIVKEQIRLASGERLGITQSQIVMSGHSMEFRINAQDTENNFAPSPGKITGLHIPGGIGIRVDTHIYADYEIVPFYDSLLAKLIVQGRNREEVMVRAKRALDEFVIDGIKTTIPFHQKILNDEAFRGGDIHTQFVH; this is translated from the coding sequence CAGATGCAGACGCTACATCATTACACATATCCTTTGCAGATGAGGCAATATGTATTGGTCCAGCCCCTCCATCCGAGAGCTATCTCCTTTCATCAAGAATAATTAGTGCAGCAGAGGTAATTGGTGCAGAAGCTATACATCCAGGATATGGCTTTTTGGCAGAGAATGCAGATTTTGCAGAAGCCTGTCTAAAGCATTCCATTGCCTTTATTGGCCCTTATCCAGCAAGTATAAGGAAGATGGGAGATAAAATAGAGGCAAGAAAAATAGCAAAAAAGGCAGGTGTTCCTATAATCCCTGGCTCAATAAAATCTATAGTTGACTATAAAGAGGGAGAAAAATTGGCAGAGAAGATAGGCTTTCCTATTATGCTTAAAGCTTCTGGTGGAGGAGGAGGAAAGGGAATAAGGATAATAAACAACAAGGATGGATTTGAGGAGGGGTTTAAAATGGCTCAAGTTGAAGCAAAGAATGCCTTTGGCACAGATGAGGTTTATATTGAAAAATTCATAGAAAAGGCAAGGCATATTGAGATTCAAATTCTAATGGATAATTTTGGAAGGGCTATTCATCTTGGCGAAAGGGAATGTTCTATCCAGGTAAAGCATCAAAAATTGATAGAGGAATCTCCATCAGCAATAGTTGACGAAAGGTTAAGAAGGGATTTGGGAAGGGCGGCTATAAAGATTGCAAAGGAGGCAGGATATACAAATATTGGAACGATTGAATTTCTTGTTGATGAGAAAAAGAGGTTCTATTTCCTTGAAATGAACACGAGGATTCAGGTTGAACATCCTGTAACAGAGGCAATTACAGGAATTGATATTGTAAAGGAGCAAATAAGGCTTGCATCAGGAGAGCGTCTTGGCATTACCCAAAGCCAGATTGTAATGTCAGGTCATTCTATGGAATTTAGGATAAACGCCCAGGACACGGAGAATAACTTTGCACCATCCCCTGGAAAGATTACAGGGCTTCATATCCCAGGTGGAATTGGCATAAGGGTTGATACCCATATCTATGCAGATTATGAGATTGTTCCATTTTATGATTCCCTTCTTGCCAAGCTTATTGTTCAAGGAAGGAATAGGGAGGAAGTAATGGTTAGGGCAAAAAGGGCATTGGATGAATTTGTCATTGATGGAATAAAAACAACTATCCCCTTCCATCAAAAAATTCTTAATGACGAGGCATTTAGAGGAGGAGATATACATACCCAATTTGTACATTAA
- the thyX gene encoding FAD-dependent thymidylate synthase translates to MEVEVISHTPEPEALVARAASLCYSKEDKKPKNPKPLIDKLLKMGHLSVFEHISFTFSISGISRACSHQLVRHRIASYSQQSQRYVFFDKANYVIPETIKDKDSFSKKIEDMVNFYHKLVEDGVPKEDARYILPQAFSTKLIMTMNARELMHFFRLRCCNRAQWEIRDMADKMLCLVKDIAPNIFLNSGPPCVIGPCPEGEFSCGKPRKTITPSN, encoded by the coding sequence GTGGAGGTAGAGGTTATTAGCCATACACCAGAGCCAGAGGCTCTTGTAGCAAGGGCAGCATCCCTTTGCTATTCAAAAGAGGACAAAAAGCCAAAAAACCCAAAGCCCCTCATTGATAAGCTGTTAAAAATGGGTCATTTGTCTGTATTCGAGCATATCTCCTTTACATTCTCCATATCTGGCATATCAAGGGCTTGTTCTCATCAGCTTGTCAGACACAGGATTGCCAGCTACTCCCAGCAATCACAAAGGTATGTATTTTTTGATAAAGCAAACTATGTAATCCCAGAGACAATAAAAGACAAAGATAGCTTCTCAAAAAAGATAGAAGATATGGTTAATTTTTACCATAAGCTTGTTGAGGATGGTGTCCCAAAGGAGGATGCAAGGTATATTTTGCCTCAAGCATTTTCAACAAAGCTCATTATGACAATGAATGCAAGGGAGCTTATGCACTTTTTTAGATTAAGGTGTTGCAATAGGGCACAATGGGAAATAAGGGATATGGCAGATAAGATGCTTTGTCTTGTTAAAGATATTGCCCCAAATATATTCCTTAATTCTGGTCCTCCCTGCGTTATAGGCCCCTGCCCAGAGGGCGAGTTTTCCTGTGGAAAACCAAGAAAGACAATCACCCCTTCTAATTGA
- a CDS encoding ABC transporter substrate-binding protein gives MKRIFFLLLLVPALSFCPLENTLYLSTTSDPKTFNLIISNETSSSGVLAFLFEGLTERDGITLEIKPSLAKSWKYSPDGKRWTFNLREDVKWFDGMPFTADDVVFTYNRLIYNKDIPTSAKDVFTIDGKKLIVKKLGTYTIEFTLPKPFAPLLHQLGFPILPKHILKRYVDSKTFTSAWGVNTKPREIIGTGPFMMKEYKPGERITYIRNPNYWKRDKDGNRFPYIERIVTFIVPDREAQLASFQAGEIDILSVMGKDFANLKEGEKSGNYTLYNCGPAFGTTFVAFNQSPIYQKKAWFSNHSFRRAIAHCIDKKTIINNCLSGLGFPQDSSMEEAAGFFYNPNVIKYAYNPRKARKILDEIGFIDRNKDGIREDRNGCPIKFILLTNAENTQGKDIGAIITKDLRDIGLGVTFAPIDFNKLVEMLTSSHNWDAVLIGFTGVIEPHSGKNVWESTGQLHLWNPEPQNEKDKEIWKINLSPWEKEIDKIFNKGCQELDNKKRKLLYDRWQYIVSENLPLLYTVNPASLYAVRNRLLNIHPTSYGGVLHNLPEVRIKEELSHPPIKKKKRWR, from the coding sequence ATGAAAAGAATATTTTTCCTTTTGTTGCTTGTTCCTGCTCTTTCCTTTTGTCCTTTAGAGAATACCCTCTATCTCTCAACCACCTCTGACCCAAAGACATTTAACCTTATTATTTCCAATGAGACATCAAGCTCTGGTGTATTAGCATTTCTCTTTGAAGGCTTAACAGAGAGGGATGGAATAACACTAGAAATTAAACCCTCTCTTGCCAAATCTTGGAAATATAGCCCCGATGGAAAGAGATGGACATTTAATTTAAGGGAGGATGTTAAGTGGTTTGATGGAATGCCATTTACAGCAGACGATGTTGTTTTTACATATAATCGCCTTATCTATAACAAAGATATTCCAACATCAGCGAAAGATGTTTTTACAATAGATGGAAAGAAGCTTATTGTTAAAAAGCTTGGAACATATACGATTGAATTTACCCTTCCAAAGCCATTTGCTCCACTTCTTCATCAACTTGGTTTTCCTATCCTTCCAAAGCATATTTTAAAGAGATATGTTGATTCTAAAACATTTACCTCAGCCTGGGGTGTAAATACAAAGCCAAGAGAGATTATAGGAACAGGACCTTTTATGATGAAGGAATATAAACCAGGTGAGAGGATTACATACATAAGAAACCCAAATTATTGGAAAAGGGATAAAGATGGAAATAGGTTTCCCTATATTGAAAGGATAGTTACATTTATTGTTCCCGATAGAGAGGCTCAGCTTGCCAGCTTCCAGGCAGGTGAAATAGATATTCTTTCTGTAATGGGAAAGGATTTTGCAAATCTTAAGGAGGGAGAAAAGAGCGGGAATTATACCCTATACAATTGTGGCCCTGCATTTGGAACAACATTTGTTGCATTCAATCAAAGCCCTATATATCAAAAAAAGGCTTGGTTTTCTAACCATTCATTTAGAAGGGCAATTGCCCATTGTATAGATAAGAAGACAATTATTAACAATTGTTTATCAGGCCTTGGCTTTCCTCAAGATTCTTCTATGGAGGAAGCGGCCGGTTTCTTTTATAATCCGAATGTTATTAAATATGCATACAACCCAAGAAAGGCAAGGAAAATCCTTGATGAAATAGGTTTTATTGATAGAAACAAGGATGGAATAAGGGAAGATAGAAATGGATGTCCAATAAAATTTATCCTTTTAACAAATGCAGAAAATACCCAGGGAAAGGATATTGGAGCAATCATTACAAAGGATTTAAGAGATATTGGCTTGGGTGTTACCTTTGCTCCCATTGATTTTAACAAACTGGTTGAGATGCTTACATCTTCACATAATTGGGATGCTGTTTTAATTGGCTTCACAGGCGTCATAGAGCCACATTCTGGAAAGAATGTCTGGGAATCTACCGGGCAATTACACCTTTGGAATCCAGAGCCACAAAATGAGAAGGACAAAGAAATTTGGAAGATAAATCTTTCTCCTTGGGAAAAAGAGATAGACAAGATATTTAATAAAGGTTGTCAGGAGCTTGACAACAAAAAGAGAAAGCTATTGTATGACAGGTGGCAATATATTGTTTCTGAAAACCTTCCTTTGCTCTATACCGTAAACCCAGCAAGTTTATATGCTGTAAGAAATAGGCTTTTAAATATCCATCCTACATCTTATGGCGGCGTTTTACATAATCTTCCCGAGGTAAGGATTAAGGAAGAATTATCTCATCCACCTATTAAAAAGAAAAAAAGGTGGAGGTAG
- a CDS encoding DUF2079 domain-containing protein, translated as MKKKNRRLKDKKGFWIIILGNLLLIFGFFLYKSISFSTWKVFFLIFLVSSFVFLNVQLLNLNKDIPKSISFLILFLLTSLCIAIYSWLSIIQYNGFLTGHYDLARFDQAIWNILQGRIISKTLHSEEYIIGQDILSYHFSPTLLILVPFYYLWQDPRMLLFLQSLFLGLGAIPVFLIAKDKLKHNLLSLSFSFAYLFHPFLSRVALFEFHEICLAPFFLLFTFYFLQKRKWVFYFIFLLFSLMIKEDVSLIITALGIYSFFKINKKIGIITFIIGILWAYSIVSIVIPYFKKITEIETSTETYKYFGRLGLGESPGEIIKNLILKPQNTLKILFSPFNEKLTTIILFILPCCFLSILSFEILIALPEIALHFMAGWDAQYLLFFQYSAPIFPWAIVSAIYGCSLIKRLNPIILSLLILSTSLIANYYFGMEAFNPSFSLYGAKDKTLLSIPYKNLGRYYQLKRERALFKTLTSIIPKDISLSVQDNLVAHFSQRRAPLYYFPDYKNAKYVILNTYCTDIWVALWGGVPNAEKILKDNRFQLLFRNNVTGGTGIFLFAKKEGKDGIIRDAERLVKENPNKTYTHFILGSIYFHTNNHKEAENEFEIALGIDKENPFAKEMLEQCKKFVVDKKLSQ; from the coding sequence ATGAAAAAGAAAAACAGAAGGCTAAAGGATAAAAAAGGTTTTTGGATAATTATTTTAGGCAATCTCTTACTAATTTTTGGGTTTTTTCTTTATAAAAGCATTTCCTTCTCTACCTGGAAGGTCTTTTTTCTTATCTTTTTAGTAAGCAGCTTTGTCTTTCTCAATGTGCAATTGCTTAATTTAAACAAAGACATTCCAAAAAGCATAAGCTTTCTTATTCTTTTTCTCTTAACCTCCCTTTGTATCGCTATTTATTCATGGCTTTCCATAATTCAATACAATGGATTTCTTACCGGACATTATGATTTAGCCAGATTTGATCAGGCTATCTGGAATATTCTTCAGGGAAGAATCATTAGTAAAACCCTTCATAGTGAGGAGTATATAATTGGCCAAGACATCTTAAGCTATCACTTCTCACCCACACTTCTTATCCTTGTCCCATTCTATTATCTCTGGCAAGACCCAAGGATGCTTCTTTTCCTACAAAGCCTATTCCTTGGATTGGGAGCAATCCCTGTATTTCTCATTGCAAAGGATAAGCTAAAACACAATCTATTAAGCCTGTCATTCTCATTTGCCTATCTTTTCCATCCATTCTTATCAAGGGTAGCTCTCTTTGAATTCCATGAAATCTGCCTTGCCCCATTTTTCCTTCTCTTTACTTTCTATTTTCTTCAAAAAAGAAAATGGGTTTTTTATTTTATCTTTCTCCTTTTCTCTTTGATGATAAAAGAGGATGTTTCTTTAATAATTACAGCATTAGGAATTTATTCTTTCTTTAAGATAAACAAAAAGATTGGCATTATTACATTTATTATTGGAATCCTTTGGGCATACTCTATTGTTTCTATTGTAATTCCATATTTTAAAAAGATAACAGAAATAGAAACATCCACGGAAACATATAAATATTTTGGAAGATTAGGCTTGGGAGAAAGCCCAGGCGAGATTATAAAAAACCTTATTTTAAAACCACAAAATACCCTAAAAATCCTTTTTTCTCCCTTTAATGAAAAGCTTACTACAATTATCCTTTTTATCCTTCCTTGTTGCTTTCTTTCCATATTAAGCTTTGAGATACTTATTGCCCTTCCTGAGATAGCCCTTCATTTTATGGCTGGATGGGATGCCCAATACCTTCTTTTTTTTCAATACTCTGCCCCAATTTTCCCTTGGGCTATAGTTTCTGCTATTTATGGATGTAGCCTAATTAAAAGATTAAACCCAATCATCTTAAGCCTTTTAATATTAAGCACATCCCTTATTGCAAATTACTATTTTGGTATGGAGGCTTTTAATCCATCATTTTCTCTCTATGGTGCTAAAGATAAAACCTTACTTTCCATCCCATATAAGAATCTTGGGAGGTATTACCAATTAAAAAGGGAGAGGGCTTTGTTTAAAACCCTAACATCCATAATTCCAAAGGATATCTCACTTTCTGTTCAGGATAACCTTGTCGCCCATTTTTCTCAAAGAAGAGCTCCTTTATATTATTTTCCTGATTATAAGAATGCAAAGTATGTTATCTTGAACACATATTGTACTGACATTTGGGTAGCTTTATGGGGAGGCGTTCCTAATGCGGAAAAGATTTTGAAAGACAATAGATTTCAATTATTATTCAGGAATAATGTAACAGGCGGTACAGGAATATTTCTTTTTGCCAAAAAGGAAGGAAAAGACGGGATAATCAGGGATGCAGAAAGATTGGTAAAGGAAAATCCAAACAAAACCTATACCCATTTTATCCTTGGTTCAATCTATTTTCATACAAATAACCATAAAGAAGCAGAAAATGAATTTGAAATCGCTCTTGGTATTGATAAAGAAAATCCCTTTGCCAAAGAAATGCTTGAACAATGCAAAAAATTTGTTGTTGACAAAAAGCTATCACAATAA
- the aroC gene encoding chorismate synthase has translation MLRFLTAGESHGSSLTAILEGLPAGLFIDKDEINKQLVKRQMGYGRGGRMEIERDEVEITSGVRKGYTLGSPLCMNIKNKDWENWKNKWDKVEPILCPRPGHADLSGIIKYGHSDIRDVLERASAREIAARCAVGCICKILLSLFGIEILGYVIGIGRIRTKETPNSFFEIKDSQLFCADIEKERLMIKEIDKAFENGDSLGGIFEIVATGVPVGLGSYVHWDRRLDGLLAFALMSIPGIKGVEIGLGFEAAKKFGSKMHDEIFYKNGFYRKTNNAGGIEGGVSNGEPIIIRCAMKPIPTLKKPLSSVNIETKKESFAAVERSDVCAVPAASFIGEGMAAFIIANAFLERYGSDNIEQIKKRFL, from the coding sequence ATGCTCCGATTCTTAACCGCGGGTGAGTCGCATGGATCGTCTTTAACTGCAATCCTTGAAGGGCTTCCCGCTGGTCTTTTTATAGATAAAGATGAGATAAATAAGCAATTAGTAAAGAGACAGATGGGTTATGGAAGGGGAGGAAGGATGGAGATTGAAAGGGATGAGGTAGAGATTACATCTGGGGTAAGGAAGGGATATACATTAGGAAGTCCATTATGTATGAATATAAAGAATAAAGATTGGGAGAATTGGAAGAATAAATGGGATAAAGTAGAACCCATCCTTTGTCCAAGACCAGGCCATGCTGACCTTTCTGGGATAATAAAATATGGCCATTCTGATATAAGGGATGTTCTGGAAAGGGCATCTGCGAGGGAGATAGCGGCAAGGTGTGCAGTTGGATGTATATGCAAAATCCTGCTTTCCCTCTTTGGGATTGAGATATTAGGGTATGTGATTGGAATTGGAAGAATAAGGACAAAGGAAACACCCAACTCTTTTTTTGAGATAAAAGACTCCCAATTATTTTGTGCTGACATTGAAAAAGAAAGGCTAATGATAAAGGAAATAGACAAGGCATTTGAAAATGGAGATTCCCTCGGCGGAATATTTGAGATAGTCGCAACAGGCGTTCCTGTTGGTTTGGGCTCATATGTCCATTGGGATAGAAGACTGGATGGTCTTCTTGCCTTTGCATTGATGAGCATTCCTGGGATAAAAGGGGTCGAGATTGGTCTTGGTTTTGAGGCAGCAAAAAAATTTGGTTCAAAGATGCATGATGAAATCTTTTACAAAAATGGATTTTATAGAAAGACGAATAATGCAGGTGGAATTGAAGGAGGAGTAAGCAATGGAGAACCCATTATTATAAGGTGTGCAATGAAACCCATTCCAACCTTAAAGAAACCCCTCTCCTCAGTAAATATAGAGACAAAGAAGGAGTCTTTTGCAGCGGTGGAAAGATCTGATGTCTGCGCAGTTCCTGCTGCATCGTTTATTGGAGAAGGAATGGCAGCATTCATTATTGCCAATGCCTTTCTTGAAAGATATGGCTCTGATAATATAGAGCAGATTAAAAAGAGGTTTTTATAA
- the guaA gene encoding glutamine-hydrolyzing GMP synthase encodes MRETIVILDFGSQYTQLIARRIRELKVFSIILPYNTTAEHLKKYNLKGIILSGGPASVYVQGAPSADVRIFNLGVPILGICYGMQWIVQVLGGKVRRAQKQEYGSSELIVAEFYDLFWGVPSTMEVWMSHGDIIDELPDGFEAIGLTTNSPNAAIRNTETRIYGLQFHPEVAHTPCGIDILANFLYDRVCECTPNWLIENFIEEKIEDIKNTVDGGRAICGLSGGVDSSTAAILTHRAISENLTCIFVNNGLLRKGEEERIINVFQKNFNIPLVYVDARSEFLKVLSGVVDPEEKRRRIGHKFIEVFEREARKIEGVSYLVQGTLYPDVIESTSVKGPSATIKTHHNVGGLPLDMNLKLIEPFRELFKDEVREIAASLGLPDEIVWRQPFPGPGLAIRIIGEITEKNIEILQEADSIVYDEIEKNGLYNKIWQSFAVLLPVKTVGVMGDERTYENVVAIRAVVSSDGMTADWAEIPYEILGRMATRIVNEVSSVNRVVYDITSKPPGTIEWE; translated from the coding sequence GTGAGGGAGACAATTGTTATTCTTGATTTTGGCTCACAATATACCCAGCTCATTGCAAGAAGAATTCGGGAGCTTAAGGTATTTTCAATAATCCTTCCATACAATACGACAGCTGAGCATCTTAAAAAATACAACCTTAAAGGAATAATTCTCTCAGGAGGCCCAGCATCTGTCTATGTTCAGGGTGCACCATCTGCTGATGTTAGAATATTTAACTTAGGCGTTCCTATACTTGGCATTTGTTATGGGATGCAATGGATTGTGCAGGTTTTGGGAGGAAAGGTAAGAAGGGCACAAAAACAAGAATATGGTTCATCTGAGCTTATTGTTGCTGAATTTTATGACCTATTCTGGGGCGTTCCCTCTACAATGGAGGTTTGGATGAGCCATGGAGATATTATAGATGAGCTTCCAGATGGATTTGAGGCAATTGGCCTTACAACAAATTCACCAAATGCTGCTATAAGGAATACAGAAACGAGAATCTACGGGCTTCAATTTCACCCTGAGGTAGCCCATACACCCTGCGGAATTGACATACTTGCCAATTTTTTATATGACAGGGTTTGTGAATGTACACCAAATTGGCTCATTGAAAACTTTATAGAAGAAAAGATAGAGGATATAAAAAACACAGTAGATGGAGGAAGGGCAATTTGTGGCCTTTCTGGAGGTGTTGATTCTTCAACAGCCGCTATTCTTACCCATAGGGCAATTTCTGAAAATCTAACCTGTATCTTTGTGAACAACGGGCTTTTAAGAAAAGGTGAAGAAGAAAGAATAATAAATGTATTTCAAAAAAATTTCAATATCCCCCTTGTCTATGTTGATGCAAGAAGCGAATTCTTAAAAGTTCTTTCTGGTGTAGTTGACCCTGAAGAAAAGAGGAGAAGAATTGGTCATAAATTTATAGAGGTATTTGAAAGGGAGGCTCGTAAGATTGAGGGCGTTTCCTATCTTGTTCAGGGAACTTTATATCCAGATGTAATTGAAAGCACAAGTGTAAAGGGACCATCAGCAACAATAAAGACACATCATAATGTTGGCGGTCTTCCTCTGGATATGAACCTTAAGCTTATTGAGCCATTTAGGGAGTTATTTAAGGATGAGGTAAGAGAAATTGCGGCATCATTAGGACTTCCAGATGAGATAGTATGGAGACAGCCATTTCCAGGGCCTGGTCTTGCTATTAGGATAATTGGCGAGATTACAGAGAAAAACATAGAAATATTACAAGAGGCAGATAGTATAGTCTATGATGAAATAGAGAAAAATGGGCTATACAATAAGATATGGCAGTCATTTGCTGTTTTGCTTCCTGTAAAGACTGTAGGTGTAATGGGCGATGAGAGGACATACGAGAATGTCGTTGCTATAAGGGCTGTTGTTTCTTCTGACGGTATGACAGCAGATTGGGCAGAGATTCCTTATGAAATTTTAGGAAGAATGGCTACACGGATTGTAAATGAGGTCTCTTCTGTAAACAGGGTTGTCTACGATATTACCTCAAAACCACCTGGAACAATTGAGTGGGAATAA
- a CDS encoding GuaB3 family IMP dehydrogenase-related protein: MGEWIGIDRRARRAYGFEEVAIVPGKITIDPDYVDTSWEIGGAKFQIPIIASAMDGVMDVKMASLMTKLGGFGVLNLEGIQTRYENPEIAIEMIVNADPDNATNILQKVYEEPIKEELIGKRIEEIKKEGGFACVSSIPQRAERFGCLSKEAGCDIFVVQATVTTVKYISGEKPSLDFSKLKRELDIPIIVGNCVGYDVVLELMETGVDGILVGVGPGAACTTRGVLGVGVPQITSTIDCAAARDFYYKKSGRYVPIITDGGMRIGGEICKAFAAGCDAVMIGSAFSKVHEAPGKGYHWGMATPHRNLPRGTRIKTGISGSLEQILYGPAHLDDGSQNLIGALKTAMGICGARNIKEMQNAELIIAPSVQTEGKIFQQAQRIGMGR; the protein is encoded by the coding sequence ATGGGTGAATGGATTGGAATAGATAGAAGGGCAAGGAGGGCTTATGGTTTTGAAGAGGTTGCCATTGTCCCGGGGAAAATAACTATTGATCCCGATTATGTTGATACTTCTTGGGAAATAGGAGGGGCTAAATTTCAAATTCCCATAATTGCATCTGCAATGGATGGCGTAATGGATGTTAAAATGGCATCCCTTATGACAAAGCTTGGTGGATTTGGCGTCCTTAATCTTGAAGGAATACAGACAAGATATGAAAATCCAGAAATTGCTATTGAAATGATTGTAAATGCAGACCCTGATAATGCAACAAATATCCTTCAAAAGGTATATGAGGAGCCAATAAAAGAAGAGCTTATTGGAAAAAGAATAGAGGAGATAAAAAAAGAGGGTGGATTTGCCTGTGTTTCATCAATTCCACAGAGGGCAGAAAGGTTTGGATGTCTTTCAAAAGAAGCAGGATGTGATATATTTGTCGTTCAGGCAACTGTAACAACCGTCAAATATATCTCTGGAGAAAAACCATCCTTGGATTTTTCAAAGCTAAAGAGAGAGCTTGATATTCCCATAATTGTTGGAAATTGTGTAGGTTATGATGTAGTCCTTGAGCTTATGGAAACAGGGGTTGATGGAATCCTTGTTGGTGTAGGGCCTGGTGCTGCCTGCACAACAAGGGGTGTGCTTGGTGTAGGCGTTCCCCAGATTACATCAACTATAGATTGTGCTGCTGCCAGGGATTTTTATTACAAAAAAAGTGGCAGGTATGTTCCAATAATCACAGATGGCGGAATGAGAATCGGAGGGGAGATTTGTAAGGCATTTGCCGCAGGTTGTGACGCTGTAATGATTGGCTCTGCCTTTAGTAAGGTTCACGAGGCACCAGGCAAGGGCTATCATTGGGGAATGGCAACACCACATAGAAATCTTCCAAGGGGAACAAGGATAAAAACAGGCATAAGTGGAAGCCTTGAGCAAATCCTTTATGGACCAGCCCATTTAGACGATGGCTCACAAAATCTTATAGGAGCTCTAAAGACAGCAATGGGTATCTGCGGAGCAAGGAATATTAAAGAGATGCAGAATGCAGAGCTTATAATTGCTCCATCTGTTCAAACAGAAGGAAAAATCTTCCAGCAAGCCCAAAGGATTGGAATGGGAAGATGA